GAAGTCGTTTATCAGGTTAATCTTCAGGTATTCCCCTTATCTGACACAGAGGTAGGTAAATGCTGAAGAAGTTTTTGGCAGCTATAGTTTTTGTTATAGTTGTAAGCTGTACTCAGAACATTACAGGTGGACCCGGCAATGGATCCGAAACAACCAATGGAATTGTCTATTGTGCCGAGGGCAAGCCGGTAAGCGGGGCAGTGGTTAGACTAATCGATGAACAAAACTGGCTTGAGCGAAATATAATGGGATTATCTGTTGTACTTGATTCCACCGTTACTGACAGTTCGGGTTTGTTCGGGTTTAATACACAGTATACTAGGAAAACCAACATTCAGATCGATTGGGAACAGGAGGGGCTGCTGCATTCATTTAGAAACCAGGGGTATGAAAACCACGTAGACACCTTTCGTTTGAGCAGATATGCACAACTGTCGGGTAGATTTTCGGCTGAGACAACTGCACATGGATTAGCATTGGCAGGAACAGCTTTTATAGCATCAGTGGGTGAAGACGGGGAGTTTTCTATTCCCGGAATTCCATCAGGCGCCTTCTCTTTGGTTGCTCTTTTTGAAAACAGTGCGGCACTGTGCGGAGTGTATCAGTTTTATCCCGGACTCAGTACTGATATTGCTGAAATAGCGGCTGATACTTCAAAAATCAGAGTCGATCGTTTTACTAGTGGTTTTGGACCTGCCGACTTCTGGAATCTTACCGGTGGACTATGGTATCCGTTCAGTTCGCGGGATTCCTATACAAATGTAGAAATCGTTACTGACAGCAATAAGAGCGTTTTGCATGCCGAACTAATCAGATCTTCTCAGATTACAAGCTATGCTGGTATCGGTTTTCAGGTAGGCAAAAGTTCAAATACCTACTTTAACTTTTCAGATCTTAACAGTTTGTCGTTCAGGGCAAAAGGTTCAGGAGTTATACATGTAAGTATTCAGACCAGGGCAATAGAAGAAGCAAATGGGCCCTGGCCACAGTTTTATAAAGAAATATCCTTAACACCAGAATGGAAACACTGGGAGATCGATGTCGACTCCCTTACTATGCCTCATTATGCGCCTGCATATCATGAAGGGTACACCTGGGGACAGGTTGCGGACAGAGTAAACAGAGTGGAGTTTACAAACCTGGGGACCGTTTCTGATTCAGTTTATTTAAATCTTAGTGATGTTTATCTAAAAGGATTGGATCTTAAAGCTCTTGTTCCTCAAAAATAGGTGGTTTTGCACTTTTCACCTTTAACGTTTCTCTTTATGCACCTGAAATTGTTGATTTCCCAACAACAGGTTGATTATTTTAACCTACATGGTTTTAAATACCCCCCCAAAAAAGGGTATACGTATCTGAAATGCTTAAGTGTCTAAAACACAATCATATACCATAACCAAACAGTATTTAATTTGCTGGTTTTTGCGAAATTGTACATGGATAATTAAAATCCGGAGCCATTTGTTAGTTCTGGCACTGTTGTTTATCGAAGAATATGATTGTTATAATGAACAGAGGTGATAAAAAAGGTAACTGAATAAATAGGTATCAACACACATAAAAAAGGATGGATACGATGAAACTAAGACACCTGCTACCTGTCGCATTTATAGGCTTTATCATCATGGTTGGATGTGGACCCAGTACGGAGTTAGTTCCTTTCACGTACAGCTCTCTTGACCATACCGATCAGCAACCATATACAAAAGTCATTGAGGGAGTTTCAGTTGATCAGGTAAAAAGCCGTTTGGTATCCATTGCCCAAGCCAAAGGTATGGAACTGCTTGGAGACAGAAGTATAAGATTGGAAAATGCACCTGCAAACGGGGTTATGTTGTTTTTCTGGAGTGATGAGGATGGCGCAAGCGATGTTTACGATGATAGTTACACTGAAGTGTATGAAACAACTGCATCTTTACAGTATTCTTCCAAATACTACTTTGAGCTGATTCCTGCAGAAGCTAAAGTAACAGTGAGAGCTGTGGGAGTGCCTATATTCAATAATAGGATGAGCTGTCCGGACTTTGTGAAACAGAATTATGAAGAATGTGAAGCTGAAACTGTTATCACCGAAAAAGGAACCCCGCTATGGTTATCGCTTAGAACCCAATGGGGATATGATGTCTCAGGGAGGTATGAAAAGAGAACTATTTCCGAAATTTTACGCGAACTGTAAATAGATTAATTCATCCCTCTGCTCATTTAGCCAGGGGGATGAATCATTTGTAGCTAAGATTGTGACAGAAGCTGATTACCCGTTGGTTTTACCTTCCATAACCCCGGATCTGACCCCATTTTTGAATGATAGTCCATTGACATACATATATATTTAGTAAAACAAAGCATAACTTTTAAATTGTGGGTTAGAAGACAATTTGGTATATTCAAAGTTTTTAAATTTGATGTATTAACTTATATCTCAGGCGAGGTAATTGTGAAAATTATGTTATCCGGTGTGTTTCTTCTTTTGATTTGTCTTCCAGCAGCTTCTCAGATTGCAGGGCCAGACTACTTTAAACGCACCGTATCCTCCTACTATGGAGGCTTATCGATTGTAACCGGTAATGATTATTACGATCCTGGATTTACCCTGGGTGCGAATTTCCTTTTCAGGCCTATTGAATACCTGGGGATTGGGTTGGCCCCCTCCTTTAATCGATGGACTGTTGATGAAGATGATTACAGGGTAGATCGGGCTTCGGATAATAGTATTAGCCTGTATGGGGCAGCTCGTGGCATCTATCCAACACCAACAGAAATTAACCCCTATCTACAGATTGGAACAGGGGTGAATTTAATGATGAATATAACAAAGTTTAGCGATCAATTCACGGGGATGTTTAGTGGTGAAAAACATCACGACTTTGATGTTTATTGGGGGATGACCTTTACCGGAGGGGTATCATACAAAATACTGGATTTGGGTTTTGCATTTAGTTTCATCAATTTGGAACGGGGCACTAAAAGATGGATATCGATTACTCTTGGGTATGTGCCTTTTTAGGTCAAGAGTTTAAGAGGCGAAAGCTTAACATTCGCCTCTTAAACTGGTGTATGTTTACAGCTTAGCAACATAACATTGTTTTCATATTCTGGAGCTCTATTTCTGCTTCAGAAACAAGATTTTCTATTACTTTTCTCATGGGCAGAATGTCTTTCATAAGCCCCACGCTTTGCCCTGCCATAAGTGAGCCCCCTTCCACATCACCATCTACAACAGCACGTCTCAGTGCACCCATCCAGAAGTTTTCTACTTCATATTGTGCTGTTTCCCGTGTAATTTCACCTTTTTCCAACCGTTTTAGTAATTGCAACTGTAATTTCCCGAAATCATCGGTACCGGCGTTTTTTATTGATCGAACGGCTACAACGGGGAGTTTTGAATCGTACTGTGGGGTGGAAATGGCGTATCTTGCCTTGGCTCTTTTGAAAACTTCTTTGAATTTATCGTGTGCAGTACACTCCTCTGTCATGACAAACCGGGTTCCAAACTGGCATCCGGCAGCACCCATAGTGAGCATGTGAGCCATCATTCGACCGGTGGCTATCCCGCCGCCCACAAAAATCGGCACCTCTTTGAATTCAAAAAGCACTTGCTGAAGAAGGATCATCAAAGAGACATGGCCAATATGTCCGCCAGCTTCACTGCCCTCAAGCACCAGCGCATCTACTCCAAACTGAATCTGTTGTCTGGCTATACTTTCCTCTGAAGCAAAGGACATTGTGCGCTTACCTGCGGCTTTCATACCCTGAATGTCTGCTTTCCGCGGAAAACTACCGGCAAAAACCACAAACGGAACATTCTTGGATTGCAAAATTTCATAATGGGCTCTGTAGTTGGGAGCGATGGTAATAAGGTTAACCGCAAAAGGTTTCTTTAGCCCTGCAACACATCTATCTACTTCCTGTTCAAAGAGTTCCGGAGGCATATTACCCGCCGCAAGCACCGCAAACGCACCATTCTCACTTACTGCTTTGGCCAGATTGAAATCACTTATCCAGGTCATCGCCCCTGCAATTATGGGGTATTTTACCCCTAAAAAATCTCTGCCCCGCTGAGCCAGTTTATCATAAATCATAAATTAATCTCCTTTTTCTGTGTGGTTTGAGACTAAAATAGGTTCTGCTAGATTTGGTGATAAGTATAAAATTTAATCCTGTGAGGCACGCATCTGCTTTCGCCAGAAACTATATTATTGCGCTTGATTTGAAAACAGAACTGAAATGGAAATGATGTCCCCCAACGATCACTATGAAAATTATAATCTCTGTACTGCTATTGGCTTCTGTTTTAAGTAGTCAGACATTTCAGGCAACCACCAATGTAAATGAACCTCAGTGGAGGCCTGTTATGGTGGATTCAAATTACATAATCGTCGAGTGGCAGGAAAAATATGGCTACTTGAGATCCGACACTTGCGTAGGAGTGTGGGAGTCGGGCAGAGAGTACCTCCTCACCCAAAGAGATCACCGTAGAAGAGTCGTACTTCAGAAATCCAATATAGTCAGCATTTCATATCGTCCCCTTAAATATCGCTAATTTTTAGACATAAAGGCTGCTTTAATCAGCACTGCTGACTAAGAGCAGGATTTTTTGATGAATATTCACTTGTTGGGTGAACATGCTCAAGTTATTTTGAAGTGATAATCATTACCACTTGGGTGGTACTGCTACAGGCGATGGCGAATACAAAGAGGTATCTTCGGGAGGCATTCATGGCAAAATGGATAAGTGCAGCTCTTCTTTTTTTTATGGTTTTTGGGTGTGGGAGTGTTGATGAACACGCTGTTACCTTTATGGATGGAACCTACAGGGGGGCATTTTTCGACAGGGGAGTGATGGAGATCAATGTGGAGTTTGAACTGAAATCTGATACTTTAAGTGATATCAGATTCAGATACCTGAAATACAAAGGTGTCGATTATCTTGATGATGAAAGTGAAGAGAGTGTAGTGGTTCGTGAGCAGTATAGGCAGCTTGCTGACTATCTTAGGGGAGAAAATCTTTCAAAAACTCTTGAAGCACTCCATTATCCGGCAAATATTATAACTAAAGAGTCCGATGGTTTGACCGTGGCGACTATAAGGTCCGGGAAACTGATCTCCGCTTTAAGAGACGCTCTGAACAGGGGAGTGTATCGTAAATAAACAGGAAGGGATACTGCCTTTAAAGCAGTATCCCTGGTTCTCATCGTACCAGATACAATGGCTTTCTTAATTGTCTTTTACCTGCCTGAAGTATACAAAAGTATACCCCGGAAGTTACCCCTTTAGCATCCCAAGTGACACTATGTGGGCCGGGGTTTAGATTTTGTTGTAAAAGCGTAGCAATATTTCTACCCTTTAAATCAATGATTTTCACTTTTACATCTTCACTTTGACTAATACTAAATTGAATTGAAGTAGATGTTGTGAAAGGATTAGGAAAATTGCCTTTTATTTGGGTCTGAATAGTTGTTCTGTTTTTCGTTTGTGCGCTTGAAGCTGGTTCGTAAACGGTTTCTATTTCAAGACCGTTAGCCGGGTCAATCTCCAGGACATTCTCCTCATATTCGACTCCGTTAATGATCCATTTTTTTAGCTGGTAACCACTTTTGGGTACAGTTTGAAGCCTTATCGGATTGCCATTAAAATAGGTTCCGCTCCAGGGATAGACCTGCTGAGAAACACCTGGCAACTCTTCGTCTATAATAAGAGAGTTTAGTTTTATGTAGCCATAATTTATATCGTTATTGAGCTGAACCTGCGTGGTGCCATTGAGACCAAAATGGCTAATAATATGCTGTTGAAGCTGAGAGGGACGCGAATGAATTGAAG
This portion of the Chitinispirillales bacterium ANBcel5 genome encodes:
- a CDS encoding nitronate monooxygenase family protein; protein product: MIYDKLAQRGRDFLGVKYPIIAGAMTWISDFNLAKAVSENGAFAVLAAGNMPPELFEQEVDRCVAGLKKPFAVNLITIAPNYRAHYEILQSKNVPFVVFAGSFPRKADIQGMKAAGKRTMSFASEESIARQQIQFGVDALVLEGSEAGGHIGHVSLMILLQQVLFEFKEVPIFVGGGIATGRMMAHMLTMGAAGCQFGTRFVMTEECTAHDKFKEVFKRAKARYAISTPQYDSKLPVVAVRSIKNAGTDDFGKLQLQLLKRLEKGEITRETAQYEVENFWMGALRRAVVDGDVEGGSLMAGQSVGLMKDILPMRKVIENLVSEAEIELQNMKTMLCC